A window of Cryptomeria japonica chromosome 3, Sugi_1.0, whole genome shotgun sequence contains these coding sequences:
- the LOC131068600 gene encoding protein RALF-like 33, with protein sequence MVVVAGSKPCVCVVLLLMLLMADVEKSAGSTAVMWGDEDAMEISSFYSKNSCDGSIGDCFTDEEMLMDSEINRRILAATQHISYGALKGDSVPCSKKGTSYYNCGESGEANPYKRPCTMITRCARDTG encoded by the coding sequence ATGGTCGTGGTCGCGGGTTCGAAGCCGTGCGTGTGCGTAGTGCTGTTGCTAATGCTTTTAATGGCGGATGTGGAGAAATCTGCAGGTTCTACAGCCGTTATGTGGGGAGACGAAGACGCCATGGAAATTTCATCTTTTTATTCGAAGAATAGTTGCGATGGATCGATCGGGGACTGTTTTACTGATGAAGAAATGCTCATGGATTCGGAAATTAACAGAAGAATTTTGGCCGCCACGCAGCACATAAGCTATGGAGCTTTGAAAGGAGACAGTGTGCCGTGCAGCAAGAAAGGCACTTCTTATTATAACTGCGGGGAGTCTGGGGAGGCAAATCCTTACAAGCGCCCCTGCACTATGATTACTCGCTGTGCAAGGGATACAGGCTGA